The segment TCGAGGACAGTACCACTGAGTTTGCTAAGGGTTATCTTAGAGAAAATCAACCAAGGGATGATTATAGAGAATTTTTGGAGCTAGTTATAATCTTTCTAGACTCGGTTCTTGAGAGGGGAATTCGATTCATAGCACCTGGGGCTACACACCATGCACGATGGCTGTCAAAGGTCATCTATAGTCTAAAAATTTGGATGTTCAGAGGGCAGTTTCATTTGagtaagaaagaagaaaaggggTTGCAAGATGTGTGTATCTTCGCAGCACGTGTTTATCTAAGACTGTGGATGAGAGCTCCAAAACCAGCTAGTGCTCAATATCATGATGATCAATTATTAATATCACTGTTGAATAATTTGGCAATCAATTCAGAAATATTCAGAGTGACGTCCATGAAGATGGCTAACCATTTGTGATATTTATCTCGATGGTTTAATCGATGGCAAAGAAACAACCTGACCTTTGCTGACAGACCTAAATGGACCAAAAGCTGCTGCAATATGTAACGTTACCCAGGCAATGTAAATGTAATTTCCAGGTTTTAAGTTTGACATCTTACATAGGCTAATTTCAactcgtttcaagttttaaattcaCTCTATACTTTTCACTCATCTATTTCAGTGAAATCCGTCTAATGGGGACACCAAAACATACAAGAAATGAaaggttacaaaaaaaaaatctactgtatGAGCCACAAGCCCATGGCCACCTGTGTTATTGGTACCGCTCCTACCAGTAGTTTGGGCTGTGGCAGTGCTACAACTTCTATCAGTACTGCTTTTGACAGTATACGATCTACAGGGAATGAGTGCCAGAATATTTGGCCCACAGGGTCCCAGGCCCGCTGTTGCTTTCATTGTATCGCTGAAGGAGGATACTGAGACTCCTCTGTTACCATCTAGGTAAAACAACCTATATAAATTGAGCCTTTAGCGGTTATTCCTAGAATTGATCAACTCTCATCAACTACACATCCCCAATGATCAAGGCCAGAGTGAAGAATTGAATTCCCCGACTCTAGCAGCTGGCGCTCTTATTCTAAAGCTTAATCCAGTTCCTGGGTTAAGCTTTCCTAAACTGTATCTTTCCTTGCAGAAGATCTCAGTGATATCTATACATGAAGCTCTCCCTGTACTAATCGTCCTTATTAACAATCTGAGACTATAGCTtggtgaaaataataaaatgtagcatagataagaaaaaagataaaaatattacgATTCACATGTTAACGGCTATACAAGAACTTAGCTGTTTTCCATCAAAGATACAAAAGCACGAGAAACCACCTGCAGGATTACGACCCAATCCGCGACATCGAAGGGAGACTTTGTGTACCCATCTACGCGCCGAATCGACGGCTTACTCTCATCGCTGGGACACTACAGACTTTAACCGCTGTAATATCTCCGTAAGTATGGCCGGTGAGTCATAGCTGGTCAGTCTATTCTAAGCACTCAGCTTTTTAGCGATCCTTATTAACAATAGACGCacggaaaaaatattaaaagaatagaCCCAgctaaaaagaaatcaaataaaaaaaaataataaaaataaataaatcagacaaaataagaaacaaaactcTCATAGAAAACATTAAGGAAGAATCGCAATCCAAGAAAGATTGTGCTCTAATTAACCCTCCGGGACTGTTATAGTTCTgtagaaataaattataataatattgaaataaaattgtgtTAGCAGTACGTTAATACagttaaaatatgtttttctttatttattttttatttattttacgatTCCTGAACCTTGTTAAACCAACCAAACTCCTGTTATTTTCATCTGACGAACTTCTATTCGAACAAGAAagacagaaaagaagaaaagaaagaaaaaacaaaatataactaaaaagaGACACTAAAACTTCGATGGTAGTCCAGAAATCCTGTATAACTTTTGATTGTCTGGAATTAACagacactttgaaaaaaaaccctgTGTTCTCTCTTTTACTCCACTATCCTCGCATTGTTTTGTGCAgtgggtaataaataaattattattatcataagAAATAGGCTTAATCCCTCTCCTACCTACTATAGTTTAGTCTTGCTTGTctgcaaaatacttttttatatcttttgtacttgtaaagaaattttttttctttttgtcgaGACCAGAGGTGGCTACGTCATTGGTTTGTAAGACCAAAACGGGAACCAAAACTTTTTTAGGGCTTCAAGTCACATAGATGTATTACACACAGGAGTAACGTATGAACAATGGATCTTAAGTTCCACGACTTCCAGAGCATTTTCGTCAATCAGTATCATGTCAGAAGTACTTTAGAACAAtgctttattaatttctttataaaGCTGATATAATAGGAAATAAAtagttaataaaagaaaaaaaaatattatattcataGTCAATCGAGTAAGTAGCACAAAAACGAATAATTTCCCCAATATTTCTACCCATCATTAAGTGACTTCTCTTTccagaattaaatttaaaattcaaatgaagACCATTAGAACTAAAAATGAAGCCGATTAGTAATCGGCTTCCTTTTGACTGCCTGTCACAGCTCCCAAAATGCAAGTTTTACTGTTTAGATCAAATGTGAATAATAGACTCTTCTATTCATGAAACGCTGTGTATAAGGGAACTTTTTATAACATCACTCTCATAACAGAGCATTCGTCCCTGAAGTATTATGGaataaagttaaactttatgcTAAAGAGTGGAGGGTTGAACGGACGGCAGCTCTCCTAATAAGCAGGTCATTTTACGATGGTTTTAGATCACTTTTCACTTTCAttccaaaaaattattctattcCATTCCAGTTCTTTTTAACATCGTATTGAGAATAGGGAATTTACCCCCAGAATCATAGTTTACCTTAGATCAGTCAGATCACCCCTGTTTAGCTTATTTGGCGATTCTAGCGTATATGGTCATTTATTGATACGTTCCAAATTTTTTCTAGTAGTTTGAGTTAGATAATGTTTCATCAGCGTCAGTTccgcactgaaaaaaaaaaacttgataatgGCGGGTATAGCCAAATATATAGCcatattttaaagccaaatatatAGCCATAAACAAAAGGCATAAATAGCATAAAACTTTGGTCAGCATTCATCATAAAACACTTAAATGAAACACTACATTATTCATCAGCGTCAGTTctgcactgaaaaaaaaacaaaacttgataaTGGCGGGTATAAGTACTGTCaaaatcctataaaaaaaaaaccgaggacttgcaaaaaaaaaaacgcactttgaatttttttttttacatataaacctccgttagaaaaaaaaaattttctacttACTACCAGCATATATATTATTCCAGTGTGCGGCCGTTTTTTTGTACGTTTCATAAGATTGTTTATACTGTCCAGCGACAATGGCATCTAGCGGATCATCCGGTTCTGGTGAAGCCAGTAGTGCTTGGATGCTCATAAGCACTGACCGGACTGTCATCGATGCAGCCCTGAAAAAAAGGCATAAAGGCATTAAATATGATCAAGGGAGAAAagacaacagaaaaaaaagaagacccATTGACTAAGgatatatttttctcacaatttgatcATCTCATCACGTCGCAATTGTCCATCTATCCAATTTTGGTTTAAGGCAATAGATACATTATGCAAAGAATAGGCGATATAGTAAAACTAAAATCATATGGTATGATAATATAGTAAATATCTAATTTACTAAACGAACAATAATTGTATTATAAGTCTAAGTTTTCTTGAGAACGgcgcaatattttttttttctttctgaaaattgACATACTACCATTTTCTGGTAAAGCGATCTAGATAGATCACGACTTTTGGAAAATTCCTTTTCCCCTCCCCGTCTCCTTGATATGACTGAAACTTGAGTTGACTGAAATTAGAGATTCCTGGAGGTTCAAGGCCTTGAGCATAATAAGGAGGAGTCAATCAATTCGAATAGCCTGTTTTTTAATCAGTTATTTGATCTAATTTTTGATCGATAAACTTATTTATTGCTGAGATTTTTAGTAacttagttttctttattttatattatatttcataGACAACGTCTGTTTGTTAAACAGCCAAAATCATTCGCTTAAGTTGTATTCAAAAAATTCCTTGTTATCttcttttatttgtatgtgctaaatattaaaaaaccaacaaaataagAGTTGATTTGATTATCAGAACTTTCCACGTGgaggaaagggggagggggaattggTCAGAAAGTGCGAAGAGACACTGGGATAAGGAAAAGATTAATTTCATTTTGCTAAAGTCGAATTTATCAGAGGATATAATTTCCAGCAGTAGTTTAATcgaagaagtattttttttgttctcgcGTTGCTGAACAAAGAGGCTTGTAATATTACTGCTAAGATCGTTGACTGTCTCCCAGGAGAATACAAATCGTATAAAAGGCATGATTCTGTGAAGTATAAACAGGAAGGAGGTGTCAAATTCACGTCAGAGTTTCTTCATGAGATTGAAATCGCTCATTTGCCActcaaagaattaaagaaaacagataattttttcagttaattaatactatatataatataaaataacattaatttCTGAATACGTTggcaatttttgatttttcgacaatataaacaaataaaaagtcaaattttataaaatatattttgtttttggataaGCCCATGTGACGCTCTTACCCTTAGAAGGCCGAGGAGGTAGCAGCCCTATTCTAGTtagtggtaatttctgtttgttttgggcaGCGTTTATTCATTGAAACTAATATCTATTCTTTTTAGGTTCGAATTATTTATTACTGCTCGTCTTGGGTTTTAATACGCAtatttgaaaagcttcttttttagaaaacgtctttaaaaaataatttcacttCAGTTTTCAGAGTTATATATTTATAACTGGTTAATATTAAGAGTATTTGTAACCGCTTTAAAGTTATTctgtttgaggaaaaaaaatactggatagcAACATAAATTTTAGACAATGTTTGAGCATTCAGTAAAATTTTTTGTAACCAATAGCTTTCTGCTTTTACTTTTTGACATTAGTTTTAAAACGGAATAATTGATGGATTCGGATGGGAGAAATTTTTGACTATAAGAATTGAAAATCCACGCAGAATTTGTCTTCTTTGAGGCTGAAACCATCCTTATCCCCATCTTGTAAGCAGACTATAATATAAATGTATCTTAATCCATTGTTAGATTTAAAGGATTTTgttgccttaaaaaaaagaagaagaataagacGGCATGAATCAATACAACCAGATTTGTTACCTTAATTTTTTGCCTTACTTTTGGTtctgaaattttaattgaagtGTCTACACGGCTAGAAGTTTTAAAGCAGACCAGcgtaatttcttctttttgaattgATAGTTCTCGATGAGGTCTGATTTGTCCGGTCTACTTactgcaaaagtttcaagccgATTGTAGAAAACAATGGCGTTGTCCAATCCGGGGTGTGACTTGGTCGATCCActccattttttaaaaccattttttcttaatgtttttttttttgtcccagaGCACATACCCAGTACGTTACTGGCCTATCAAAGATAGAATATTGGTCGCAATGAATAAAAGCAACCATCTTTTCCCATAACTTTTTTTCGCATTGATATCCCTTTGTATCCATctatatatctgtatatatctatatatctgtatatatctatatatctgcATATATCTATACATCtgtttatatctatatatctgtctatatatcttaaaaatacttttgttttaatatagTTCTACTTGACAATGTATACATCCACTGAAATTTGCGAAGCTCttggagacaaaaaaaaaaaaattccgcttATTTTTGGGCATTCCGGATCGACATAGccaaaataagtttaaaatgtGTTGTCAAAGTTATGAATGTCATTTTCAAGCTGATTGGAGAGAAAATTAAAGGTTCCATTTTTTGCGGCTCAAATAATTTGGTATGTAGAATGGTCTACACATCCAAAGTCAAGTAACAGGGCTGAGCCCTAGTCTtagctgataaaaaaaaatgttctgaaTTCATTTTCGGGCCaaactgtttttgtttcatGTTTTTCTGAGGCTTCCATTGACACAATTCGTTGACTGGCAtaagtttcaagaaaaatagtctgttttttttttcgatagaCCATACAAATCCATACCCCACTTAGAATTGACCATGCAAAACTTAAAAGACAAAACACAATGTGATACGACTGTTGCAGAGATCTTCATTAAAGAGCCGCTTTCAAAAACTTACGAGTTTCTTGCAATACATTCTATTACTCTTAGTGATAGTATACATTTTTTATCCTCTAATTAAAAGCACGGTGAAGTATGCTCCATTGGTAGAGCCAGTTTGGCTGTAACCCTTTGTTCATAACCTTAAGAGATTGCACAGATTTGCCCAATACTAAAATACTAAACTAAATCTAGGGTATAGATATAATACCCCCCTCTCCCACCTCCTGGAGTTATGGTAGTTTCAGACATGAGTTTAGGTATGAGTAGGCTACAGCAGCTCCCTAGACAAAAATCCCATCATATTCAGAAAGTAAATAGGCTAAACCTTTGCATAAGATATTTTACTCTGTTAGAGTGATATACCCTATAATTTGTGTAAATATAGTTAGACTTACCATTGAGTTTTTAGAATATCTAAACAAATGGCCCCAGTAACGGACGATATATTTGGATGccagatttttgtcaaaaacttcACCTGAAAGGACACAAGGAATTTTAAAGTGAGAAACACGTTGTCAgacttattaaaaaagtaaaatgagaCTGGAGTATAAACTGTGCTATTAGAGAAAGTATAATCAATTTAATCTCTCCTTTATAGTCgaccttctttattttttttcaagaatatcgttttttataagtaaaagcaaaaaagaagcaaaaaatgaAGCATAGATATTTTTTCACTCCTATAACACATCTGTTTTCGCTTGGCTTTGCTGCTGCATAACCATGCTCCGTttcttcgttgtttttttttaaatgtggaaATATTTCAGTACTATAGCGTACATTCTCTCTTTATTTagcttttctgtttattttttcaaagaaaacttcaaCTAAACTTTTAATGAAGTTGAGTACAAGAAAAAGCAATTTCAGCGCTtagtctaatattttgattctctAACAGCTGTTCACGAGCTATAGGCTGCATAACACTAACACCATACGAGACCCTTGCAAGCGGTACGTGAAAGCTTTTGGGGCATTGTTTCTATACTCTTGGAAGAAACTACTATAAGGGTGAATTTATATTATGGATTTCTGTCTTGCTTTATCTGAAGGTAACAATATAACTATGAATTTCAAGGGCAAATTGTAGGGCTTATtcccaaaaaacaaacagaataagtattcaaaatataatttattagttttttataatgaacaagagctaagagctcaaatggcacttgtgacgaggtcgaaagagccaagagatcttatggtatgagctctagcaaagttctaagaatcaatagattgctttaaaaggaaaatcagaggcctaacaccggtcggaatttaaaataagagctctgagtcacgaagtccttctagatattaaaattcattaagacctgatcacccactcgtaagttagaaatacctcaatttttttaatttttcctctccttttagccccccccccccaaaatggtaaaatgggggaaaacgactttatcaagtcaatttgtgtagctccctgacacgcctaccaattttcatcgtcctagcacgtccagaagctccaaactcgccaaagtacttaaccccaacacctaactccaccaaagagagtggatccagtctggttacgtcaatcacgtatctacgacattcataagcgttttccaagatttccagtttccccctctaagttcccccaatgtcaaaagatctggtcgggatttgtaataaaagctctgagacatgagttccttctaaatttcaaatttcactaagatccggtcacccgttcttaagttaaagatatttcaatttttctgatttgtccaaattaacaacccccaactccctcaaagagaatagatccgtaccaattatgtcaatctcgtatctataacttgtgcttattcttcccatcaagtttcaccccgatctctGAACTCTAAGggtacctcgattttcacgttttccaagaatttcggtttccccctccaactcccttcaatgtcaccagatctggtcgagatttaaaatgagagttctaatgCACAAGATCCTAATAGATAAcagatttcattgagatctgatcatccgttcgtaagttacaaatacctcatttttcaaatttttccgaattactcccacccccccaactccaccaaagagagcggatccagtccggttatgttagtcacctatcttggacttgtgcttgttcttttCACCAACTttaatcccgatctctccgctcaaagcattttccaagatttccgccctcccccctaatgaactggattcggtcgggatttaaaataagagatcagagttccgaggtccttctaaatatgaaatttcattaagaagcTATCACTCTTTCGAAactcaaaatacctcatttttctattttttttagaattaaacctcccgcccccaactcccccaaagagagcagatccgttctggttatgtcaatcccatatataggacttgtgcttattttacccaacaaatttcatcccgatccctccattctaagcgttttcaaagattttaggttccacccccGCCCCCAAATTCtccttcaccggatccagtcgggattaaaaaaaagagctctgagatacgatatctttctaaagattaaatttcatcaagatctgataatttcttcgtaatttaaaaatatctaatttttttatttttcagaattagccctcctCCCCCGAAGATTATTTTTACTaccaagtttcttcccgatccctccactctaagtgttttccaagattttaggtccctccaattccccccggtgtcaccagatccggtcgggatttaaaagaagagctctgagacacgagaaaaaataaataaaatagccaactagttccccccctcttttttttcatgtgaggtGCTTTTGGTCGTTACACTAATTTGCTCGCCCtccgctgttttggtttagtttcccttttaagtcatatgtgtttttcgtgtgttttatgcttcgttctttttttgtgagtttttggacttttttttagtatcccttttaatttgtagatatatatgtttatttcttgacttttttttgtccccttctctttttttctgacttatattttttgactttttttctgacttgtatttttatacataatttgattattcattattattagtgttttttgctttgtttgttttattagtcgactccgaagtccgaattcggccccctgagggcttgtgatagtaattttttgaaataaatatcttatcttatcctacgatatccttccaaaaatcaaatttcataagatccgatcactccttcgtaatttaaaaatacctcaactttttcaaatttttcagaattagccctacctccccccacccccaactccttcaaagagagcggatccgatctAGTTATGtctatcacgtatctaggacttgtgtttgtttttcccaccaagtttcattccgatccctcaactctaagatttttccaagattttaggttcccccctcaatgccccccaatgtcaccggatccggtcaggatttaaataagcaatctgaaacacgatattcttccaaacttcaaatttcattaagatccaatcactccttcgtaagttaacaatacatcattttttctaattttcagaattaaccccccaaacagagcaggttcgttctggttatttcaatcatgtatctaggacttctgtttatttttcccaacaagtttcaccccgacccctccattctaagcgtttcccaagattttaggttccccccaacacccccccccccatttccacggatctgatcgggatttaaaatatgagctctgagacaaaatatccttccaaacataaaatttcattaagatcccatcacccgttcgtaagtaaaaatacttcatttttttctattttttccgaattaaccaacccccactccccccagatgatcaaatcgcaaaaacgactatttctaatttaatctgatccggtccctgatacgcctgccaaatttcatcgtcctagcttacctggaagtgcctaaagtagcaaaaccgagacagacagaccaacagactaacagaatttgcgattgctatacgtcacttggttaataccaagtgccataaaaaccaaaatctGACAACCACCATTACTGCAGAATTGACTAGGTTTGTGTTAGCCGTTAATCCTAACTAATCGACAGACGACGCCGACTGCTCTAAACTACTTGTCCATGGTAACTTCAAGCAGAATTGTACAGCAAAGCCTAAGATAGTTCTGGTCTAGGACATGTTTAGTAGAACATAGATATGGGTCTTTCCTAacactttttataatttatctGAACAAAATGACGTACAATGTGGTTTGGTTGGAAGCATAGAAGTAGTCGGAGCTTCAGGTAGACTGAAAAATTTGCAATAGCAACTATAACTGATGATAACTGATGTTAATTGCTACACTCACAGATTTGTCTCGCATTCAGGGACTCTCTTCAGTGACGTACAgttgctggaagtaaggaactaTAATCCTTGAAAGTAAAAACCTGCGTTATTTACCTGTTCTTCATCTAAAGCAATCTGCTTCACTGGTGCTGACTCTAAGACTTCTGGGGACTAGCTCCTCAATGCCTCCACAAACGTACCTGACCTTAATAAAAAGCTATTAAATACTTACTTTTGGGGGCTAAACTTCTGGGGACTAGCTCCTCAATGCCTCCACAAACGTacctaaacttaataaaaagcTAATAAATACTTACTTTTGGGGGGTCGAATGGATAATCATCTGGAATGACAATTTCTAAATTGTATTTGCCACCATCATATGGTGTATTAGGGGGTCCAGATATCATCCCTCttaattgagaaaaattgtcATGTATTGGTTCCAGCTCAATTGTCCATTTATTCAAAACATAACTGTCCAGAGTCTAGAAAAGACagaataaaaatcaagaaacaacagagaaaaaaaaaaaaacacttcaacaACTACAGACATGGGACTAACAGATATGACCAGAAATAGGAAGACTCCTGACATTCAGTAGCCAATGAAAAGAAATTGAGAGCCCAAaattaaggttaaaaaaaaaattgtcccaaTTTTGGTTAAAGAACCTGTCATGTATGAAATTGTTAATGCCCTGAAAATTAGGAAAGGGCTGATGTAGTAACTTGACACTTCCCAGGATAATTTTTGGGCCCTCGATtgattcctgaaagttccattcaCCTAACTGAACTACTCTCCAAAATGGCAAGAAGCCCTTAATGTGAAAGGTACCATAAAAGTTACCAgcacttccttttttttctttttttttttactccaccCTAAACGGCTGCATAATCGGTGATATCAATTCACGAAAACAGGAAGAGGTGGCTTGGCTTTCTTTTCAAATCTGAGGGTAGGGCAAAGATTTTCATTGTTGAAAATCTttcaattaactttttttttataaaagcatttttcaataaatgttCCGTTTTTCATACATCCctataatgtgttttttttttatatatttaaggtGGGGATGGCAGGGCTAAACCTTAGCGTCTGGTTGATGAGTAGTATGCCGATAACATAGCACTTTAATTACTTTACATGTAATTTGCAGGTTATGTTAACTACATAAATAATTCTTCGCTTCCCtatacagaagaaaaaatggCAATGAATTACTAAGGGTGGTAAATCAGGCCAAAACCTCTAAGAACGCTCTTTAATCCAATTTTTGTGAGAAAAAATATCCTTTATAGATATGTAGAATTATATAGATGTTACTCCTTTTTAATTACAGATTTCTCCTTTTTAGTTctctttataaatttttctcttttagttcgttatatatattttttctttttacttctttgtttagattgaattttcttttaggTCGTGAaccctatttttatttataggaaaaaaagcgtcacaaattaaaaatattatcctACAATTTGACGGTTATCCTTTTGGAGAAGATTCAAAGGAGTATAAAGAGAAACACAACTGGATCAGCAAACATAACCTTGACGTGTTAAATAATATTACTGGCCTCTTAGGTAAGTGACCTCTTTTTCCTAATAGACTCCTCATCGTAAATTATCATTACAGTTCTGTCTAAAGGTCGTAACTGATATTTTCGTTAAATAGTGCAGCCAGTGTAATCTACACCCCAAAGGATAGATTAGGGATGTCAATGTCGTGATTTGGGTCGGTTTTGGGTAGCGATCACATCCAAATACCGGCCTAGTTAGTTGGTAAAGGGCAGACAAAACTTGTCGTTTTTTGAAGTGCTAGGTGAATCTCATCAGGATCATGTCTGTAGTAACGATGAGTTCGTTACTGGTGATTCTTAAAATCACCCTATCAGTGTAATTTACATTCCAAAGTCGTGGTGACTCCAGTCGTCTTCAAGGTAGCACCCAAAAATGTGGCCGTGCGTCTTTTTTCGGTATAAGAAAAGGAATGTCTAAGAAATAATGTTTGATGTATATTATCAGCGCTGTGGTTATAAGCTGTAACTGGTTGTTTAAAAAATCGTACAACCAGTATATTTCGTATCCTAAAGTATAGGTCAAGGTGATTTGAACCAACTTTAATATATGAATCCAGTTCTATTTATATTTCTAAAACATTAcatatttttgttcttattatGTCTTAATGACTTCCTGAATATCTCCAACTCAAGGAGTGAAAGAGAATAAGGgaatattaaacattttttgcgGGTATGGAGGTATTGaggtattttacatttttttggaTATGAATGGGGAATGGGAGAAAgtataacttcattttttttcatattctttctGTAGTTGAGATTTGAATTTAGACCTCATTTAAATTCTTTACATTATTTTCAGAGTTGGAAGACACAGACGCTTTTGATATCTATTGGCCTTGATAGTTCTGACCATTTGGGGTGATAATATGGGTTTTCCCTTGTTCGTTTCATCAAAACAGTAGTACTAATACC is part of the Artemia franciscana chromosome 1, ASM3288406v1, whole genome shotgun sequence genome and harbors:
- the LOC136029216 gene encoding ubiquitin-conjugating enzyme E2-22 kDa-like, whose protein sequence is MEKNTWRTLQDFQPEIVLVSAGFDAALGHPIPLGGYRVTPACFAYMTRQLMQLANGKTLDSYVLNKWTIELEPIHDNFSQLRGMISGPPNTPYDGGKYNLEIVIPDDYPFDPPKVKFLTKIWHPNISSVTGAICLDILKTQWAASMTVRSVLMSIQALLASPEPDDPLDAIVAGQYKQSYETYKKTAAHWNNIYAGSPYNDPDCDKMVKQLVNMKVEEHVARVTLSSCSWNVEEATKKNFS